Proteins found in one Sorghum bicolor cultivar BTx623 chromosome 1, Sorghum_bicolor_NCBIv3, whole genome shotgun sequence genomic segment:
- the LOC110431811 gene encoding uncharacterized protein LOC110431811: protein MASERATVPPDVFVSDLFKPSVDYKDDVGSDPPPNEPNPNPSDSAVPEQEAMDIEPEPPAPDDSPDWRYPLLQRLVDGTLPLDQAEARRVARRVKTFVLLDGEMYKRSPTGILMRCIPRQEGIKLLQDIHLGACGHHAAARTLVGNAFRQGFYWPIAVADATEISPGPA, encoded by the exons atggcGTCCGAGCGGGCCACAgtccccccggatgttttcgtcagcgacctCTTCAAGCCTTCTGTCGATTACAAAGATGACGTAGGGTCGGATCCACCCCCAAACGAACCGAACCCCAACCCCAGCGACTCCGCCGTTCCGGagcaggaggccatggacatcgagcccGAGCCCCCTGCACCTGACGACTCGCCAGACTGGCGCTACCCCTTGCTGCAACGCCTCGTCGATGGTACTCTACCTCTAGACCAGGCTGAGGCAAGGCGTGTGGCTCGTCGGGTCAAGACTTTTGTCCTCCTCGACGGGGAAATGTATAAGCGTAGCCCCACCGGCATCCTTATGCGTTGCATCCCACGTCAGGAGGGTATCAAGCTCCTGCAGGACATACActtgggggcttgtggccaccacgccgcggcTCGAACGCTGGTAggaaacgccttccgacaaggtttctactggcccatCGCCGTGGCCGACGCCACGGAGATC AGCCCCGGACCTGCCTAg